DNA sequence from the Agromyces aureus genome:
CCGGATCGGTCACCTCGGAGTTCGCACCCGTGATGTGCAGCACCTGCCATCCGGCAGCGGTGAGGGCGACCGCCGACTCGGTGACCGTGCGGTTGATGCGCCGCGCGCCCAGCGATCCACCGGTGACGAGCAGCACCGGCCTGGCGGCGTCGAGCCCGAAGAAGTCCGCTGCGGACTCGCGCAGCGCGGCCCGGTCGAGCTGTTCGATCTCGCGACGGAGCGGCATGCCGACCACCTCGGCGTGCCGGAGCGGCGTGCCGCTGAAGGCGACGCCGACGGTCTCGGCCCAGCGCGCGCCGAGTCGGTTCGCGAGGCCGGGCCTCGCGTTGGCCTCGTGGATCGCGACCGGCACGTCGAGGCGCCGCGCGGCGAGGTACGCGGGCGTCGAGACGTAGCCGCCGAATCCGACGACGACGTCGACCTCGCGCTCGGCGATGATCGTGCGCACGTCGGCGACCGACTCGCGGAACCGCTTCGGGAACCGCAGCGCGGCGCCGTTCGGGCGGCGCGGGAAGGGCACCTTCGCGATCGTCAGCAGCTCGTAGCCGCGGGCGGGAACGAGCCGGGCCTCGAGCCCCTCGGCCGTGCCGAGGACGAGCACCTCGGCCGATGGATCGCGTTCGGTGAGGCGATCGGCGACGGCGAGCAGGGGGTTCACGTGGCCGGCGGTTCCGCCGCCGGCCAGCAGGTAGACGGTCATCGCGTGCGCCCTGCCGGGGTGCCGGTCGTGGAGCGCGCCGAGGCCCTCGCCGCGAGGCGCGCCGCGGCACGAGCGGAGGCCGCCGGGTCGCGGGCGACCGAGAGCACGACGCCGATCGCGAAGAGGGTCGTCACGAGCGCGGTCCCGCCCGCTGAGACGAGTGGGAGGGGGACGCCGAGAACGGGAAAGACACCAAGCACGACACCGATGTTGACACACGCCTGACCGATGACCCACACCATGACGGCCGCCGTGACCGTCTTCGCGAACGGCGTCTGCGCCGAGCGCAGCACGCGAGCGAACGCGACGGCGAGCAGCACGAACAGCGCGATCACGACGACGGCCCCGATCAGGCCCAGTTCCTCGCCGATGATCGCGAAGATGAAGTCGTTGTCGGCCGCCGGGAGCCACGACCACTTGGCGGTGGAATTGCCGAGTCCGACCCCGAAGACCCCGCCGTTCGCGAGTGCGAACCGACCGTGCTGGATCTGCCAGCAGTCGTCGCCGGCGCCCTGCTCGCAGTTCTCCTGGAGGAACGCACTGATGCGGCGCATGCGGTTGTCGCTGGAGACGGCGACGATCACGAACAGCGCGGCGCTGAGGAGCACCGGCGGCAGCAGCAGCCGGAACCTGACCCCGATGAGGAACAGCGTGCCGAGCAGCATGGCACCCATGATCATGACCGTGCCGAGGTCGCCGCCGAGCAGGACGAGCCCGATGGCCCCGCCGCCCACGAGCAGGATCGGCACGACGCCCTTGCCGAAGTCGCCGAGGTGGGCCTGCTTCTTCGTGACGATGAGGCCGAGCCAGATGACGAGCGCCACCTTGATGATCTCCGACGGCTGGAACTGCACGGGTCCGAGCGCGAGCCAGTTCGTGTTGCCGCCGACCTCGATGCCGAGCGGCGTGGCGACGACGAGGAGCTGCAGCACGCAGGCGGTGAGCAGCAACGGCCACGCGACTCGCAACCAGAAGCGCTCCGGCATGCGGCTCGCGATGAGCATGAGCGGCAGGCCGATGCCGGCGAACATGCCCTGGCGGAGGGCCTGCACGAAGAATCCGCCGTCTTCGAGCCGCGATTCGACGGTCGACGACGAGAGCACCATGACGAGCCCGAACAGCACGAGGAACACGACGGTGCTCAGCAGCAGGACGTAGTCCTTCGACTCCACGCGGAAGACGCGCCCGAGGCGGATGCGGGCGGCGACTCCCCCGCGGTCAGCCTCGGGGGTCGGGTTCGGTCGCGGTGGGGTCGTGCGGGGCGGAGTCGCCATCCGCCTCACCTTCCAATCGTGCTCGTACCGCGTGCTGGAACCGACGGCCGCGATCGGCGTAGTCGGCGAACTGGTCCATCGAGGCGGCCGCCGGTGCCAGCAGCACCGTGTCGCCGTCCTGAGCGATCGCCTCCGCGAAGGCGACGGCGCGCGCCATGACCGTTCCAGTGTCATCGGCGTCGACCTCGAACAGCGGCACGTCGCTCGCGTGTCGGGCGAACGCGTCGACGAGTGCCGACCGGTCGACCCCGATCACGACCGCCGCACGCAACCGTCCGACATGGGCCGCGACGAGCCCGTCGACGTCGACGCCCTTCAGCAGGCCGCCCACGATCCACACGACGCGCGGATACGCCTTCAGCGAGGCCTCGGCCGCGTGCGGGTTGGTCGCCTTCGAGTCGTCGACCCAGCGGATGCCGCCGGAGACCGCGACCGTCTGGATGCGGTGCGCGTCGAGGCTGAACTCACCGAGCGCGTCGTGGATGACCCCGACGGGCACGCCCGCGGCACGCACGAGCGCCGATGCCGCGAGGATGTTCGCCACGATGTGCGGCGCGCCGAGTCCGCGGGGTTCGAGCTCGTCGACCGTGATGATCTCGAGCGCTGTGGAGTGCCGATCCTCGAGGAAGGCCCGATCGCAGAGGATGCCCTCGACGACGCCGAAGTCGCTCGGACCGGGGGTGTCCAGCCCGAAGCCGATGGCACGGGCGCCGTCTTCGACCTCCGCCTCCTCGACCATGCGCCGGGTCGCGTCGTCGGCGCGGTTGTACACGCACGCGACGCGCGTGTTCGCGTAGACCTTGGCCTTGGCCGCGCGATACGCGTCGGCCGAGCCGTGCCAGTCGAGGTGGTCGTCGGCGACGTTCAGGCACACGCTCGCGAGCGAATGCAGCGCGCCGGCGCCCTCGATCGGCAGGGCGTGCAACTGGTAGCTCGAGAGCTCCACGACGAGCACGTCGAATCCCCCGGGATCGCGCACGGCGTCGAGCACCGGCACGCCGATGTTGCCGCAGGGCGCGGCCCGCAGGCCGTTCGCGGCGAGCAGCGTCGCCGCGAGCTGCGTGGTCGTCGTCTTGCCGTTCGTGCCGGTGACCAGGATCCACTCGGCCGCGTTCACCTTGTCGCGCACGCGCCAGGCGAGCTCGATGTCGCCCCAGACGGGCACGCCCGTGGCGGCCGCCCACTCGAGCACCGCGTTGTCGGGGTGGAAGCCCGGCGAGGCGACCACGAGCTCGGGTGCGAACGCCGCGACCTCCTCGGGCACGGCGTCCAGCGGATGCCGCAGCACCCGCACGCCGATCACGTCGAGGATGCGCGCGCGATCGTCGTCGACGCCCGTCGCAGCCAGCAGCACCTCCGCGCCGAGCTCCGCGAGCGTGTCGGCGACCGCGAATCCGGTGACGCCCGCGCCGAGCACGAGCACCCGGAGGCCGCTCCACTCGGCGTGCCAGCTCGTCAGGGAGTCGAGGCGGCCGCCCGCGGCATCCGACTCGCTCATCGCTGGAGCCACTCGAAGTAGAAGGCGCCGACGCCCGCGGCGACGAACATGCCGGCGATCAGCCAGAAGCGCACGACGATCGTGACCTCAGCCCAGCCCTTCAGCTCGAAGTGGTGGTGGATCGGACTCATCAGGAAGATGCGTTTGCCGCCGGTGAGCTTGAAGTACGCGCGCTGCACGATGACCGAGCCGGTCTCGATGACGAAGATTCCGCCGATGAGCACGAGCAGCAGCTCGGTCTGGCTCACGATCGCGAGTGCTGCGAGCGCGCCACCGAGGGCGAGGGACCCGGTATCGCCCATGTAGATCTTCGCCGGGTTGGTGTTCCACCAGAGGAACCCGATCAGACCGCCCACGATCGCCGAGGCGACGATCGCGATGTCGAGCGGATCGCGAACGTCGTAGGCCCGATACGCATCGGCCTGATTGAGGTTCGCGCTGAAGATCGACTGGTTGAACTGCCAGAAGCCGATGATGATGAACGAGCCGATCGCGAGCACCGAGGCGCCGCCGGCGAGTCCGTCCAGTCCGTCGGTCACGTTGACGCCGTTCGATGCGGCCGCGGTGATCACGCAGATCCAGATGACGTAGATGATCGTGCCGAGCACCGTTCCGAAGACCATGAAGTCCAACGGCAGGTCGCGGATGAACGAGATGCTCGTGCTCGCAGGCGTCACGTTCTCGGCGTTCGGGAAGCTGATCGCGAGCAGGGCGAACGCGGCCGCGACCGCGGTCTGCCCGGCGACCTTGGCCCATCCGCCGAGCCCGAGGCTCTGC
Encoded proteins:
- the ftsW gene encoding putative lipid II flippase FtsW, with translation MATPPRTTPPRPNPTPEADRGGVAARIRLGRVFRVESKDYVLLLSTVVFLVLFGLVMVLSSSTVESRLEDGGFFVQALRQGMFAGIGLPLMLIASRMPERFWLRVAWPLLLTACVLQLLVVATPLGIEVGGNTNWLALGPVQFQPSEIIKVALVIWLGLIVTKKQAHLGDFGKGVVPILLVGGGAIGLVLLGGDLGTVMIMGAMLLGTLFLIGVRFRLLLPPVLLSAALFVIVAVSSDNRMRRISAFLQENCEQGAGDDCWQIQHGRFALANGGVFGVGLGNSTAKWSWLPAADNDFIFAIIGEELGLIGAVVVIALFVLLAVAFARVLRSAQTPFAKTVTAAVMVWVIGQACVNIGVVLGVFPVLGVPLPLVSAGGTALVTTLFAIGVVLSVARDPAASARAAARLAARASARSTTGTPAGRTR
- the murG gene encoding undecaprenyldiphospho-muramoylpentapeptide beta-N-acetylglucosaminyltransferase, with the protein product MTVYLLAGGGTAGHVNPLLAVADRLTERDPSAEVLVLGTAEGLEARLVPARGYELLTIAKVPFPRRPNGAALRFPKRFRESVADVRTIIAEREVDVVVGFGGYVSTPAYLAARRLDVPVAIHEANARPGLANRLGARWAETVGVAFSGTPLRHAEVVGMPLRREIEQLDRAALRESAADFFGLDAARPVLLVTGGSLGARRINRTVTESAVALTAAGWQVLHITGANSEVTDPGLADYRMLEYADRMDLALSAADVAVSRAGAATVSELAALGIPSVLVPYPVGNGEQRFNAADVVGAGGAILVDDADFTPEWVDLTVLPLLADEARIARMAVAAASVGRRDGTDRMVDLVDAALGADADDTAADA
- the murD gene encoding UDP-N-acetylmuramoyl-L-alanine--D-glutamate ligase encodes the protein MSESDAAGGRLDSLTSWHAEWSGLRVLVLGAGVTGFAVADTLAELGAEVLLAATGVDDDRARILDVIGVRVLRHPLDAVPEEVAAFAPELVVASPGFHPDNAVLEWAAATGVPVWGDIELAWRVRDKVNAAEWILVTGTNGKTTTTQLAATLLAANGLRAAPCGNIGVPVLDAVRDPGGFDVLVVELSSYQLHALPIEGAGALHSLASVCLNVADDHLDWHGSADAYRAAKAKVYANTRVACVYNRADDATRRMVEEAEVEDGARAIGFGLDTPGPSDFGVVEGILCDRAFLEDRHSTALEIITVDELEPRGLGAPHIVANILAASALVRAAGVPVGVIHDALGEFSLDAHRIQTVAVSGGIRWVDDSKATNPHAAEASLKAYPRVVWIVGGLLKGVDVDGLVAAHVGRLRAAVVIGVDRSALVDAFARHASDVPLFEVDADDTGTVMARAVAFAEAIAQDGDTVLLAPAAASMDQFADYADRGRRFQHAVRARLEGEADGDSAPHDPTATEPDPRG
- the mraY gene encoding phospho-N-acetylmuramoyl-pentapeptide-transferase; amino-acid sequence: MRALLSAGALSLAFTLFLTPLFIRLFVKLGWGQFIRDDGPQSHHVKRGTPTMGGIIFILGTVFGYFVATLLLSNEKPTATGLLVLFMMVGLGLVGFLDDFLKTRKKQSLGLGGWAKVAGQTAVAAAFALLAISFPNAENVTPASTSISFIRDLPLDFMVFGTVLGTIIYVIWICVITAAASNGVNVTDGLDGLAGGASVLAIGSFIIIGFWQFNQSIFSANLNQADAYRAYDVRDPLDIAIVASAIVGGLIGFLWWNTNPAKIYMGDTGSLALGGALAALAIVSQTELLLVLIGGIFVIETGSVIVQRAYFKLTGGKRIFLMSPIHHHFELKGWAEVTIVVRFWLIAGMFVAAGVGAFYFEWLQR